One window of the Streptococcus parasanguinis ATCC 15912 genome contains the following:
- a CDS encoding metal ABC transporter permease: MLDLFQYDFMQRALLAMVAMSLFSPVLGIFLILRRQSLMSDTLSHVSLAGVAFGLFLGISPTLSTMIIVIIAAVFLEYLRTLFKDFMEIGTAILMSTGLALALVLMRGGGKSSMSLDQYLFGSTLTITDEQVIALFVIAFVVLVLTALFLRPMYILTFDEDTAFVDGLPVRTMSILFNVVTGVAIALMIPAAGSLLVSTIMVLPASIALKLGKNFRGVMLIAVIVGFIGMFSGLILSYIADTPASASITLLFVALFLLVNLGSRLRK; the protein is encoded by the coding sequence ATGCTTGATTTATTCCAGTATGATTTTATGCAACGGGCCTTGTTGGCTATGGTTGCCATGAGTCTTTTTTCTCCTGTACTAGGGATTTTCTTGATTTTAAGACGGCAGAGTCTGATGAGTGATACGCTGAGTCACGTCTCTCTTGCGGGTGTCGCTTTTGGGCTTTTCCTTGGGATCTCTCCAACGCTCTCGACCATGATCATTGTCATTATTGCTGCGGTTTTTCTTGAGTATTTGCGGACCTTATTTAAGGACTTTATGGAGATCGGGACGGCAATTTTAATGTCCACAGGTCTTGCCCTAGCTTTAGTACTGATGCGCGGTGGTGGGAAGAGCTCCATGAGCTTGGATCAGTATTTGTTTGGTTCTACCCTAACCATTACGGATGAACAGGTGATCGCCTTATTTGTGATTGCTTTCGTTGTATTAGTGTTAACGGCCTTATTCTTGCGGCCTATGTATATCTTGACTTTTGATGAAGATACGGCCTTTGTAGATGGCCTTCCGGTTAGGACCATGTCTATCTTATTTAATGTGGTGACAGGGGTTGCTATCGCTTTAATGATTCCTGCAGCAGGATCGTTATTGGTTTCAACCATCATGGTCTTACCGGCTAGTATTGCCCTGAAATTAGGGAAGAACTTCCGTGGGGTCATGCTGATTGCGGTCATCGTTGGTTTTATCGGGATGTTTAGTGGGTTGATTTTGTCTTATATTGCAGATACACCGGCAAGTGCCAGCATCACGCTTTTATTTGTGGCCTTGTTCTTGCTTGTGAATCTTGGATCACGTTTGAGGAAGTAG
- a CDS encoding GH92 family glycosyl hydrolase produces MRTHCQTIDTRWGSDNHPHYSHGNTLPYTGVPFGMNYFLPQTTHEQGAWFFNPNLPIFQGFRLTHQPSPWIGDYAWCLITPIIGEVASSDLFRRQSSYSMKEAVFQPHYLRICSERYQIQSELVPSHYGAVMRFRAPEKLTLCFHAANELEDLTLTDQTCHFRILDQAHTADTSYSFYLQWQFSQPIESVTHIDQDLFLTFASNEVTVQLGTSYLSQDMAHSHLPHLSLEEAKKEAADQWNQLLKRIEVKDAGGRDQAFFDHCLYRLLLFPQTFYETDSKGNDWHLDVTHNEIKPGKAYTNIGFWDLFRTSFPLFSLVYPDYYRHFLEGFLNTYKDTGFLPKWLAPDERGMMPGILIDGVFADAVTKGISPDLHENMLTAMLQTAQKTDPTQHFGRHGNESYKVLGYLPDDFHESVSHSLDYAYSDFCIATVAKQLGHTETAARYAASSLSYRTLYDAQTGFMRARSTNGNFKEPFSPTSWGGDYAECSATQATFGVLHDLSGLIELMGGKKAFTQRLLDLANQRPQFDVRGYGYEIHEMSEMAQAPFGQIAISNQPSFHIPYLFRYSLHPEYTNLLIHQIRSQAFHQDFQAYPGDEDNGSLSAWYLWSALGLYPTCPGKPIYDLGLPLFKEVLLHLPKQELKICANSHTAGAYFIQKALLDGKEKQEVSHQDLLKAQLLQFELSWLPPHA; encoded by the coding sequence ATGCGCACACATTGCCAGACCATCGATACCCGCTGGGGAAGTGATAATCATCCCCACTATTCCCACGGAAATACCCTCCCTTATACAGGAGTCCCTTTTGGGATGAACTACTTCCTTCCCCAGACGACACACGAACAAGGGGCTTGGTTTTTCAACCCCAATCTCCCTATTTTTCAGGGATTTCGCCTTACCCACCAGCCTAGTCCTTGGATAGGAGACTACGCTTGGTGCCTCATCACGCCCATCATAGGGGAAGTTGCAAGTTCCGATCTCTTCCGTCGTCAAAGCAGTTATTCGATGAAAGAAGCCGTTTTCCAGCCCCACTACCTCCGTATTTGTTCGGAACGTTATCAGATTCAAAGCGAGCTGGTTCCAAGCCACTATGGGGCTGTCATGCGCTTTCGAGCACCAGAAAAGCTGACTCTCTGCTTTCATGCAGCAAATGAACTAGAGGACTTGACCCTGACAGACCAAACCTGCCACTTCCGCATTCTGGATCAGGCCCATACTGCAGATACTTCCTACTCTTTCTATCTCCAGTGGCAATTTAGCCAGCCGATTGAGAGCGTCACTCACATCGATCAAGATCTTTTTCTGACCTTTGCTAGCAATGAAGTGACCGTCCAATTAGGAACTTCTTATCTGTCCCAAGACATGGCTCACAGTCATCTTCCCCACCTTTCCCTAGAGGAAGCTAAAAAAGAAGCAGCCGATCAATGGAATCAGCTGCTAAAACGAATTGAAGTAAAAGATGCCGGAGGGCGTGACCAAGCCTTTTTCGACCATTGCCTGTACCGACTCCTCCTTTTCCCTCAAACCTTTTATGAAACAGATAGCAAGGGGAATGACTGGCACCTGGATGTCACTCATAATGAAATCAAACCAGGAAAAGCTTATACCAATATCGGATTCTGGGATCTCTTCCGAACATCTTTTCCGCTCTTTAGCCTTGTCTACCCCGATTATTACCGTCACTTTCTCGAAGGATTTTTAAATACTTACAAGGATACTGGTTTTCTACCAAAATGGTTGGCCCCAGATGAACGAGGAATGATGCCAGGTATCCTCATCGATGGAGTCTTTGCGGATGCTGTCACAAAAGGGATCTCACCAGACCTACATGAAAACATGCTCACAGCTATGCTCCAGACGGCCCAAAAAACAGATCCTACTCAACATTTTGGTCGCCATGGCAATGAAAGCTACAAGGTCCTTGGCTACCTACCCGATGATTTTCACGAAAGTGTGAGCCATAGCCTAGATTACGCCTATAGTGATTTTTGCATTGCTACCGTTGCCAAGCAATTGGGGCATACAGAAACAGCCGCTCGCTATGCTGCTTCCAGCCTCTCCTACCGAACATTGTATGATGCCCAAACAGGCTTTATGAGGGCACGATCCACCAATGGAAACTTTAAAGAGCCCTTCTCTCCTACCAGCTGGGGAGGAGATTATGCAGAATGTTCTGCAACCCAGGCTACTTTTGGAGTCTTACACGACCTCTCCGGCCTGATAGAGCTAATGGGCGGTAAAAAAGCCTTCACCCAACGACTGCTGGATCTGGCCAATCAAAGACCTCAATTTGATGTAAGAGGATATGGCTATGAAATCCATGAAATGAGTGAAATGGCCCAAGCCCCATTTGGGCAGATTGCCATCTCCAATCAACCGAGCTTTCACATTCCCTACCTCTTCCGTTACAGTCTTCATCCCGAATACACCAATCTCCTGATCCACCAGATCCGTTCCCAAGCTTTCCATCAAGATTTCCAAGCCTATCCAGGTGATGAGGACAATGGTAGTCTATCTGCTTGGTACCTCTGGTCAGCCCTTGGGCTCTATCCAACCTGTCCAGGAAAACCAATCTATGATCTGGGCCTCCCTCTCTTTAAAGAAGTCCTTCTCCATCTTCCCAAGCAAGAGCTCAAAATTTGCGCCAACTCACATACTGCAGGCGCCTATTTCATCCAAAAAGCCCTATTAGATGGCAAAGAGAAACAAGAGGTTTCCCATCAAGATCTCCTTAAAGCCCAATTGCTCCAATTTGAGCTTTCTTGGCTCCCACCACATGCATAA
- a CDS encoding zinc ABC transporter substrate-binding protein AdcA, with protein sequence MNFKKFGWFLLVALTLVLTACGKSQSQNGKLKVMTTFYPVYDFTKNIVGDEGTVDLLIGAGSEPHEYELSAKGRAMIQDSDVFVYENENMETWVPNLLKSMKDKKTKVIDATKGMVLLPGLEEEHEHEGGEEHHHEYDPHLWLSPHRAMKMVESIRDQLVAAYPDKKKTFEKNAQAYLKKLQALDQAYQDGLKDAKQKNFVTQHAAFRYLALDYGLNQVAISGISPDSEPSAARLRELTEYIKKNEIKVIYFEENASKSLAKTLSSEAGVELAVLNPLESLTDQEMKDGEDYVSVMKENLKALEKTTSQAGKDIQPEHEEDTKTVQKGYFEDRQVKDRSLANYAGDWKSVYPYLQDGTLDQVFDYKAKLNPTMTATEYKEYYTKGYQTDIDRIKIDKDSMEFYQKGSSKKYTYKYVGKHILTYKKGNRGVRYLFEARESDAGDFKYVQFSDHEITPVKAAHFHIFHGGKSQEALYDELENWPTYYPSNLSGLEVAQEMLAH encoded by the coding sequence ATGAACTTTAAAAAATTTGGTTGGTTTTTATTAGTGGCTTTGACCCTTGTTTTGACAGCTTGTGGCAAAAGTCAGAGTCAAAATGGGAAATTAAAAGTGATGACCACTTTCTATCCTGTTTATGATTTTACAAAAAATATTGTCGGAGATGAAGGAACGGTAGACCTGCTCATTGGAGCGGGATCAGAGCCTCATGAATATGAATTGTCTGCTAAGGGGCGGGCTATGATTCAAGATTCGGATGTTTTCGTCTATGAAAATGAAAATATGGAAACGTGGGTTCCAAATCTTTTGAAATCAATGAAGGATAAGAAAACCAAAGTGATCGATGCTACCAAGGGCATGGTCTTGCTTCCTGGATTGGAAGAGGAACATGAACACGAAGGGGGCGAAGAACACCATCATGAATATGATCCTCACCTTTGGCTCTCTCCCCATCGTGCCATGAAGATGGTAGAGTCGATTCGTGATCAGTTGGTGGCAGCTTATCCAGATAAGAAAAAGACGTTTGAGAAAAATGCCCAAGCCTATCTGAAGAAATTACAGGCCTTGGATCAAGCTTATCAGGATGGGTTGAAAGATGCGAAACAAAAGAATTTCGTGACCCAACACGCGGCTTTCCGTTACTTGGCCTTGGATTATGGCTTGAACCAGGTGGCTATTTCAGGGATTTCACCTGATAGCGAGCCTTCTGCTGCACGATTGCGTGAATTGACAGAGTATATCAAGAAAAATGAGATCAAGGTGATTTATTTTGAGGAAAATGCTTCTAAGTCCTTGGCGAAAACCTTGTCTTCTGAAGCTGGTGTTGAGTTGGCTGTCTTAAATCCTTTGGAAAGCCTGACGGATCAAGAAATGAAAGATGGCGAAGACTACGTTTCTGTCATGAAGGAGAATCTGAAGGCGCTAGAGAAAACAACGTCACAAGCTGGTAAGGATATTCAACCGGAACATGAGGAAGATACTAAGACGGTTCAAAAGGGCTATTTCGAGGATCGTCAAGTGAAGGATCGTAGCTTAGCAAATTATGCGGGCGATTGGAAATCAGTTTATCCATACTTGCAAGATGGAACTTTGGATCAGGTCTTTGATTATAAGGCAAAATTAAATCCAACTATGACGGCTACTGAGTATAAGGAATATTATACAAAGGGTTACCAAACAGATATTGATCGGATTAAGATTGATAAGGATTCAATGGAGTTTTATCAAAAAGGATCTTCTAAGAAATATACCTATAAATACGTAGGTAAGCACATTTTGACTTATAAGAAGGGGAATCGTGGTGTTCGTTATCTCTTTGAAGCCAGGGAGAGCGATGCGGGAGACTTCAAATATGTTCAATTTAGTGACCATGAAATTACTCCGGTAAAGGCAGCTCACTTCCACATTTTCCATGGAGGAAAGAGTCAAGAGGCGCTTTATGATGAGTTAGAAAATTGGCCAACTTATTATCCTTCGAACTTATCTGGTTTAGAAGTGGCACAGGAAATGCTGGCTCATTAA
- a CDS encoding ROK family protein, producing the protein MTIATIDIGGTGIKFASLTPDGKILDKASTPTPETLEDLLAWLDQRLSERDYRGIAMSVPGAVHQETGVIEGISAIPYIHGFSWYEALSHHKLPVHLENDANCVGLSELLAHPEIENAACVVIGTGIGGAMIINGKLHRGRHGLGGEFGYMTTIEPAAKLNNWSQLASTGNMVRYVIEKSGQSDWDGRKVYQEAATGNALCQEAIERMNRNLAQGLLNIQYLIDPDVISLGGSISQNPDFIKGVQKAVDAFVDRYEEYTIAPVIQACTYQADANLYGALVNWLQEENQW; encoded by the coding sequence ATGACCATTGCAACGATCGATATCGGAGGGACTGGGATTAAGTTTGCTAGTCTCACTCCTGATGGAAAGATTTTAGATAAGGCCAGCACCCCAACTCCAGAAACTCTAGAAGATTTGTTGGCTTGGTTGGATCAACGCTTGTCAGAACGTGACTACCGTGGGATTGCCATGAGTGTGCCAGGAGCCGTTCATCAAGAAACAGGGGTGATTGAGGGGATCAGCGCCATTCCTTACATCCATGGTTTTTCATGGTATGAGGCTCTTTCTCATCATAAGCTCCCTGTCCATCTAGAAAATGATGCCAACTGCGTTGGGCTGAGTGAACTCTTAGCTCATCCTGAGATTGAAAATGCAGCCTGTGTCGTCATTGGTACAGGAATCGGTGGGGCTATGATTATCAATGGCAAGCTTCACCGTGGTCGTCATGGCTTGGGCGGTGAGTTTGGCTACATGACAACCATCGAACCTGCAGCAAAGCTCAATAACTGGTCACAACTAGCATCAACAGGAAATATGGTGCGCTATGTCATTGAAAAATCTGGTCAGTCTGACTGGGATGGCCGCAAGGTGTACCAAGAGGCGGCAACCGGCAATGCCCTTTGCCAAGAAGCTATTGAGCGCATGAATCGCAACCTAGCCCAAGGACTGCTCAATATCCAGTATCTCATCGACCCAGATGTCATTAGCCTGGGTGGCTCTATCAGTCAGAATCCAGATTTTATCAAAGGGGTTCAAAAAGCAGTGGACGCCTTTGTGGACAGATATGAAGAATATACAATTGCTCCAGTGATTCAAGCTTGCACCTATCAGGCAGATGCCAATCTCTACGGTGCCCTTGTGAACTGGTTACAGGAGGAAAACCAATGGTAA
- a CDS encoding alpha-mannosidase, which translates to MENVVVHIISHSHWDREWYLPFESHRMQLVELFDNLFDLFENDPEFKSFHLDGQTIVLDDYLEIRPENRDKVQRYIDEGKLKIGPFYILQDDYLISSEANVRNTLIGQAECAKWGKSTQIGYFPDTFGNMGQAPQILQKSGIHVAAFGRGVKPIGFDNQVLEDEQFTSQFSEMYWQGADGSRVLGILFANWYSNGNEIPVDKDEALAFWKQKLADVRDYASTNQWLMMNGCDHQPVQRNLSEAIRVANELFPDVTFIHSSFDEYVQAVESALPEQLSTVTGELTSQETDGWYTLANTSSSRIYLKQAFQENSNLLEQVVEPLTIITGGHNHKDQLTYAWKTLLQNAPHDSICGCSVDDVHREMEVRFAKVNQVGNFVKTNLLNEWKGKLATQKAQSEHLFTVINTGLHNKVDTVSTIVDVAVCPFKELHPTEGFKKMATLTLPDYHVEDLDGHLVEAEIEDLGASFGYTLPKDKFRQPYIARQVRVTVPVHLAALSWTTFQLLEGKAPHHDGLFQNGVIDTPFVTLSIDDGLTLYDKTTNEAYEDFLRFEDRGDIGNEYIYFQPKGTEPIYAELTAYDVLENNARYAKILLKHDLTIPVSADEQLDAEQRGIIEFMNRKASRSEELTTIPLETEMTIFVDDPQIRFKTRFTNTAKDHRIRLLVKTHNTRPSNDSESIYEVVTRPNKPAASWENPENPQHQQAFVSLYDDVKGVTVANKGLHEYEILGDDTIAVTLLRASGELGDWGYFPTPEAQCLRDFEVEYAVECHQAQGRFSAYRRAKALQTPMTSLQVEKQEGSVAASGSLLKHTALTHPQVCPTAFKVAENEEGYILRYYNMSQENVRVSEGQQTVVDLLEQPYPVHTGLLAPQEIRTEWIKKEEV; encoded by the coding sequence ATGGAAAATGTTGTTGTACATATCATCTCTCACAGCCACTGGGATCGTGAGTGGTATTTACCTTTTGAAAGTCACCGCATGCAATTGGTGGAACTCTTTGACAATCTCTTTGATCTTTTTGAAAATGACCCTGAATTCAAAAGTTTCCACTTGGATGGACAAACCATTGTCCTTGACGACTATTTAGAAATTCGCCCTGAAAACCGTGACAAGGTGCAACGCTATATCGACGAGGGCAAGCTCAAGATTGGTCCCTTCTATATTTTGCAGGATGATTACCTGATCTCTAGTGAAGCCAATGTCCGCAATACCTTGATCGGACAGGCTGAATGCGCTAAATGGGGCAAATCTACTCAGATTGGTTATTTCCCGGATACCTTTGGAAATATGGGACAAGCTCCTCAAATCCTTCAAAAATCAGGCATTCACGTAGCAGCTTTTGGGCGTGGTGTCAAACCAATCGGCTTTGACAACCAAGTCCTCGAAGATGAGCAATTTACCTCTCAATTTTCTGAAATGTACTGGCAAGGGGCGGATGGTAGCCGTGTGCTGGGTATTCTCTTTGCCAACTGGTACAGTAACGGGAACGAAATTCCAGTGGATAAAGATGAAGCTTTGGCTTTCTGGAAACAAAAATTGGCAGATGTTCGCGACTATGCCTCAACCAACCAATGGTTGATGATGAACGGTTGCGACCACCAACCGGTTCAACGAAACTTGAGTGAAGCTATTCGTGTGGCTAACGAACTGTTCCCTGACGTGACCTTTATTCATAGCTCCTTTGATGAATATGTTCAAGCAGTGGAAAGTGCGCTTCCTGAACAATTATCTACGGTTACGGGAGAATTGACCAGTCAGGAAACCGATGGTTGGTACACACTGGCAAATACGTCTTCCTCTCGGATTTATCTCAAGCAAGCCTTCCAAGAGAATAGCAACTTGCTCGAGCAAGTGGTGGAACCTTTGACCATCATTACTGGTGGGCATAACCATAAGGATCAATTGACCTATGCCTGGAAGACACTCTTACAAAATGCGCCACACGATAGTATTTGTGGATGTAGTGTGGATGATGTTCACCGTGAGATGGAAGTTCGTTTTGCCAAGGTTAATCAAGTCGGAAACTTTGTCAAGACTAACCTTCTGAACGAATGGAAGGGTAAACTAGCAACTCAAAAAGCCCAGAGTGAGCACCTCTTTACGGTCATCAATACTGGCTTGCATAATAAGGTGGATACCGTCAGCACGATTGTCGATGTAGCAGTTTGTCCATTTAAGGAATTGCACCCGACAGAGGGCTTCAAGAAAATGGCCACTTTGACCTTGCCAGACTACCACGTAGAAGATTTAGATGGGCATCTTGTAGAAGCAGAGATTGAGGACTTGGGGGCAAGCTTTGGCTATACCCTGCCTAAGGATAAATTCCGCCAACCCTATATTGCGCGTCAAGTGCGCGTGACGGTTCCAGTTCATTTGGCAGCCTTGTCTTGGACAACCTTCCAGCTCTTAGAAGGCAAAGCACCTCATCATGATGGTCTGTTCCAAAATGGGGTGATCGATACGCCATTTGTAACCCTTAGTATCGATGATGGCTTGACCCTCTATGATAAAACGACCAATGAGGCTTATGAGGATTTCCTTCGCTTTGAAGATCGTGGGGATATTGGAAATGAATATATCTACTTCCAACCAAAAGGAACAGAGCCGATCTATGCGGAGTTAACAGCTTATGATGTCTTGGAAAACAATGCTCGCTATGCCAAAATCTTGCTCAAGCATGACTTGACGATCCCGGTCAGCGCGGATGAACAATTGGATGCGGAGCAAAGAGGCATTATCGAGTTTATGAACCGCAAGGCAAGTCGCTCAGAAGAGCTGACAACCATCCCTCTTGAAACGGAGATGACCATCTTTGTAGATGATCCGCAAATTCGCTTCAAGACGCGCTTCACCAATACTGCCAAGGATCACCGTATCCGTCTCCTGGTCAAGACTCACAATACACGTCCAAGCAATGATTCTGAAAGTATCTATGAGGTGGTCACACGGCCAAATAAACCGGCTGCTTCTTGGGAAAATCCTGAAAATCCCCAACACCAACAAGCCTTCGTCAGCTTGTATGATGACGTCAAAGGGGTAACAGTGGCCAATAAAGGATTACATGAATACGAAATCCTTGGAGACGATACGATAGCTGTAACCCTTCTCCGTGCTTCCGGTGAACTTGGTGACTGGGGCTATTTCCCAACACCAGAAGCACAATGTTTGCGGGACTTTGAGGTTGAATATGCAGTAGAATGCCATCAAGCTCAGGGGCGCTTCTCCGCTTATCGCCGAGCGAAAGCTTTGCAGACACCGATGACCAGCCTTCAAGTTGAAAAACAAGAAGGAAGTGTAGCAGCGTCTGGTAGCTTACTCAAGCATACAGCCTTGACGCATCCTCAGGTTTGCCCAACAGCCTTTAAGGTAGCAGAAAATGAAGAAGGTTACATCCTTCGCTATTACAACATGAGCCAAGAAAATGTGCGCGTGTCAGAAGGACAACAAACGGTTGTCGATCTTCTGGAACAACCGTATCCGGTTCATACAGGTTTATTGGCACCGCAAGAAATCCGGACAGAATGGATTAAAAAAGAAGAAGTATAG
- a CDS encoding glycoside hydrolase family 125 protein — MTYSKEIVREWLDQVAERAKEYPEWVDVFERCYTDTLDNTVEILEDGSTFVLTGDIPAMWLRDSTAQLRPYLHVAKRDPQLRQTIAGLVKRQMTLILKDPYANSFNIEENWKGHHETDHTDLNGWIWERKYEVDSLCYPLQLAYLLWKETGETSQFDETFVTATKEILHLWTVEQDHKNSPYRFVRDTDRKEDTLVNDGFGPDFAVTGMTWSAFRPSDDCCQYSYLIPSNMFAVVVLGYVQEIFAALNLADSESIIADAKRLQAEIQEGIENYAYTTNSKGEKIYAFEVDGLGNASIMDDPNVPSLLAAPYLGYCAIDDEVYQATRRTILSSENPYFYEGKYASGLGSSHTFYRYIWPIALSIQGLTTTDKAEKKFLLDQLVACDGGTGVMHESFHVDDPTKYSREWFSWANMMFCELVLDYLDIR, encoded by the coding sequence ATGACCTATTCAAAAGAAATTGTGCGAGAATGGTTGGATCAGGTGGCTGAGCGAGCTAAGGAGTACCCTGAGTGGGTGGATGTCTTTGAACGTTGTTATACAGACACTTTGGATAATACAGTTGAAATTTTAGAAGACGGTTCAACCTTTGTGTTAACAGGGGACATCCCAGCTATGTGGTTGCGTGACTCAACGGCTCAATTGAGGCCTTATCTTCATGTGGCTAAAAGAGATCCCCAATTGCGCCAGACCATTGCTGGTTTGGTCAAACGTCAGATGACCTTGATTCTCAAGGATCCCTATGCTAACTCTTTTAATATTGAGGAGAACTGGAAGGGTCACCACGAGACCGACCATACCGATTTGAATGGCTGGATTTGGGAGCGCAAGTATGAAGTGGACTCGCTTTGCTATCCCTTGCAATTGGCTTACCTCCTGTGGAAGGAAACTGGTGAGACTAGCCAATTTGATGAAACCTTTGTCACAGCGACCAAGGAAATCCTTCATCTCTGGACAGTGGAGCAAGACCACAAGAATTCCCCTTATCGCTTCGTTCGGGATACGGATCGTAAGGAGGACACGCTGGTGAATGATGGCTTTGGGCCAGATTTCGCTGTGACAGGGATGACCTGGTCAGCCTTTCGTCCAAGTGATGACTGCTGTCAGTATAGCTACTTGATTCCATCCAATATGTTTGCAGTAGTTGTTTTGGGTTATGTCCAAGAAATCTTTGCAGCATTGAATCTAGCTGATAGTGAGAGTATCATTGCAGATGCCAAACGCCTCCAAGCGGAGATTCAAGAAGGGATCGAAAACTACGCCTACACGACTAACAGTAAGGGCGAGAAGATCTATGCTTTTGAAGTAGACGGTTTGGGAAATGCTAGCATCATGGATGATCCAAACGTGCCAAGCTTGTTGGCAGCTCCTTATCTTGGCTACTGCGCGATCGACGATGAGGTCTACCAAGCTACTCGTCGGACTATTTTGAGCTCTGAAAACCCTTACTTCTATGAAGGGAAGTACGCAAGTGGACTCGGAAGTTCTCATACCTTCTATCGCTATATCTGGCCGATTGCTTTATCCATCCAAGGATTGACAACGACAGATAAAGCTGAGAAGAAATTCTTGCTGGATCAGTTGGTTGCCTGCGATGGTGGAACAGGTGTCATGCACGAAAGTTTCCACGTGGATGATCCAACCAAATATTCGCGTGAATGGTTCTCTTGGGCCAACATGATGTTCTGTGAATTGGTCTTGGATTACTTGGATATTCGCTAA
- a CDS encoding metal ABC transporter ATP-binding protein, translating to MRYITVSNLSFYYDREPVLEGINYYLDSGEFVTLTGENGAAKSTLIKASLGILQPKVGTVEISKTNIKGKKLRIAYLPQQIASFNAGFPSTVYEFVKSGRYPRKGWFRKLNEHDEKHILKSLESVGMLEFKDRAIGSLSGGQKQRAVIARMFASDPDIFVLDEPTTGMDATTKSDFYELMHHSAHHHQKSVLMITHDPEEVNQFADRNIHLVRDQSSPWRCFNVHDNEGEGDHA from the coding sequence TTGAGGTATATTACGGTTTCAAATTTATCGTTCTATTATGATCGAGAACCGGTTCTGGAAGGGATCAATTACTACTTAGATAGTGGAGAATTTGTTACGCTGACTGGTGAGAATGGAGCTGCTAAGTCAACCTTGATTAAGGCTAGTCTTGGGATTTTACAACCCAAGGTCGGGACTGTTGAGATTTCAAAGACGAATATTAAAGGAAAGAAGTTAAGGATTGCTTATTTGCCACAACAGATTGCTAGTTTTAATGCAGGGTTTCCCAGTACGGTCTATGAATTTGTGAAGTCAGGTCGGTATCCTCGTAAAGGATGGTTTCGAAAGTTGAATGAGCACGATGAAAAACATATTCTGAAGAGTTTAGAATCTGTTGGAATGCTGGAATTCAAGGATCGGGCGATTGGTTCTTTGTCTGGTGGTCAGAAACAGCGGGCTGTCATTGCTCGGATGTTTGCTTCAGATCCGGATATCTTTGTTTTAGATGAACCGACGACAGGGATGGATGCGACGACAAAGAGTGATTTTTATGAGTTAATGCATCACAGTGCGCATCACCATCAAAAATCTGTTTTGATGATTACGCATGATCCTGAAGAGGTTAACCAATTTGCGGATCGGAATATTCATTTGGTTCGTGACCAAAGCTCTCCTTGGAGATGTTTTAATGTCCATGATAATGAAGGGGAGGGTGACCATGCTTGA